The genomic segment TGAAAAGAATATTTGATTTTGATTTGATTAGTTCCTATATCAACAATGATTTTCCGATCGTTTTTGATGCATTAAATGCTGTTACAGGTCCATATGCAAAGCGTCTTTTTGTTGATCATTTAGGAGCTACTGCAGAAACAGTAAGAAATGGAATACCTTTGGAAGATTTTGGAGGTCTTCATCCTGATCCAAATTTGACTTATGCAAAAGATCTTGCTGATTTGCTTTTAAAAGGGAATCTATTTTCCTTCGGAGCAGCTTGTGATGGGGATGGGGATAGAAATATGATTTTAGGACGTGGTTGCTTTGTAAATCCTAGTGATAGCCTTGCAATCTTGGCTGCTAATTACGATTGTGTACCAGGCTATGCCAAAGGTTTATCGGGTGTGGCTCGTTCCATGCCTACGAGCTCAGCGGTGGATGTTGTGGCAAAACATTTAGGGATAAATTGCTTTGAAACGCCTACTGGCTGGAAATTCTTTGGCAATCTCTTGGACGCTAATCAAATCACTCTGTGTGGAGAGGAGAGCTTTGGTACTGGAAGTGATCATGTAAGAGAGAAAGATGGATTGTGGGCTGTTCTTTTTTGGTTGCAGATACTTGCGTCAAAGAAAAAGTCTGTTTCTGAGATAATGAAAAATCATTGGCTATTTTTTGGTCGCCATTACTATTCTCGACATGACTATGAATCTATTCCAACTGAAGTTGCAAATTCTCTTTATTCAAGATTGAGCAATATGCTTCCCACTTTGATAGATGAATCTTTTGCTGGAAGGACGATTAAAAATGCTGATGATTTTAGCTACACAGATCCAGTTGATAGTTCAATTACGCTGAATCAAGGTTTAAGAATTTTATTAGATGATGGTAGTCGAGTGTTAGTTAGACTTTCGGGTACGGGCACTCAAGGAGCCACGTTGAGAGTTTACTTTGAAAGCTTTGTTCCAAGTGATGGTGATATCACTCAAGACCCTCAGTTAGCTTTGGATCCCTTAATTAAAAGTATTGATTCTCTAGCCGAGATTTCAAAACGAACTGGGATGTCCGCTCCGACAGTTATTACGTAGATCAAAAATTTTCAATTTGAAATCATCAAAACAACTTTATAAGTTTTTTTTTGCTTTTAGAGTATCAAAAATGTTCATTTATTAGTTTTGTCCAAAGATCTGTTTGCTTTTAATGGTGAACAGCTAATTCAGAATAATGCTCCTTTAGCTGATCGCTTACGGCCTCAAACACTGGATGAATTTGTTGGCCAAGATCACATTCTTGCTCAAGGACGTTTATTGAGACGTTCAATTGTTGCTGACAAAGTAGGCAATTTATTGCTTTATGGACCCCCTGGAGTTGGTAAGACTACTTTGGCTAGGATTATCGCCTTAAATACCTTATCTCACTTTAGTGTCGTTAACGCAGCACTGGCTGGCATCAAGGATTTGAGATCTGAGATAGAGTCGGCAATCGACAGATTAAATAAATTTGGTAAACGCACAATTTTATTTATTGATGAGGTTCATAGATTTAATACTGCTCAACAAGATGCCTTATTACCTTGGGTTGAAAATGGAACTTTGACCCTTATTGGTGCCACAACGGAAAACCCATATTTTGAAGTAAATAAAGCGTTGGTAAGTAGATCTAGATTATTTCGTTTAAATAGTTTGAATTCAAAAGCATTACATCAATTGCTGCAACGAGCTTTGAATGATAAGAAGAGGGGATATGGGTTGAAATTAATCAATTTAGCTAGTGAAGCTGAGGATCATTTGGTTGATGTATGTAATGGCGATGCACGCGTTCTGCTTAATGCGCTGGAACTTGCTGTAGAGAGCACTATTGCAAATCAAGATACTTCAATCAATATTGATCTCAAGATTGCTGAGGATTCAATTCAAGAACGAGCGGTTTTATACGACAAAAAAGGTGATGCTCATTTTGATACTATTAGCGCTTTTATTAAGTCATTAAGAGGCTCGGATCCTGATGCGGCATTGTTTTGGCTTGCTCGAATGTTGGAGGCTGGAGAAAGTCCACGATTCATTTTTAGACGTATGCTCATCGCAGCAGGAGAAGATATTGGTCTTGCTGATCCCAATGCAATTGTCATAGTTGAGTCATGCGCTGCGGCTTTTGATCGAATAGGTTTGCCAGAGGGTGTTTACCCACTGGCTCAGGCAACCTTGTACTTGGCTTCAACTGAGAAAAGCAATAGTGTTAAGGCTATTTTTAAGGCAGTTCAGAAAGTTAAAGATTCCCAAAAGCAAAATGTTCCATCTCATCTTAAAGATCCAAATCGAGATCAAGAATCTTTTGGAGATGGCATGGGTTACAGGTATCCACATTCATTTTCAAAAAATTGGGTTCCACAGCAATATTTGCCAGACACTTTGCTAAACGAGATTTTTTGGGAGCCAACTGAACATGGATGGGAAGGGCAAAGACGATCTCTTTTGAATGAGAGAAGATCTCAACAGTTAGCTTCATTAATTGAAGTTGAGCAACAAAATCCTTTAACTATTACATCTGGCAAAGTTGATAATGATTTGGATAAATGGTTATCTCGCCAAGTTTTGCAGGAGGGGGAACGATTAAAACATTTGATGACTAAATTATGGTCCGGCATTACTTGGAAAAAAAATCATAGGGTTTTAGTTTTAGCGCCTAGTTCTTTGCTTTGGTCTTTAAAGCCTTTAAGAGAGGCATCTGAAGGGGGCGTTGTTTTGGCTGTATCAGAGGATAATCATCCCAAGTTATTAGCTGAATTAGAAGTTTTAGCGCCTATGGAGCGACCTGTCTTAATTGATTCAAAAGTTGAATCAATTAAAAAATTAGAAGACAATCTCAAATTTGAGCTAATTGGAGGAAGGATTCCTTGGAAAGTTTTTTCTGCAACAAATTTTTTTGAATTGTGGCCGATTCTTACTGAAAAATGTACGGAGAATACAGAATTAAGTTTGATTATAAGTAACCCATGTTATGGCCCTGCCTTTTCTTTAAAGAAAAGATTAGAGCTTTATAGTAACAAGAAAAATACTGATTTTTCATTCTTGAGTGATTTAATTTGTAAAGAGGAGAAGTGGTTAAATAAGCAAGAACATAAAAAGAAATTTATTCTACAATTAGAAAAATTAGGCTGGAATATTTCTTTTGAAGAATGGACTGAGTTTATATATCAAAAAGTTGATAATACTATAATTAAAAGGTGGCTTAATCAGGGAAGTGAGTATCGAGAAATTATTCTCGAAAATTGTGAGGAAGAAACATTAATTCGATTGCAAGAATTATTTAAAAGATTGGATGGCCAGACTATAAAACAGAAGCTTATACATACTAAATTTCTTGCTAAGAATAGTAATTAATCAACGCAAATTATTGGTTTACATGTTATCGAATCTTCATCTAATGCAATTGCATACGTCCATTGATCATAATTTTGTTCGTAAACTTTTACTTTGTGACCAAGTTTTTTATGATGTGCAAATGATGATTTATTCTTCCAAATCCATTGATTGATATTATTCGCTATTTTCCCTCTCTGCCATTTAACTGCGGCTTCTTTTATTACCCATCTTTTAAGTACTAGTTCTTTTGCTTGGCATGGCGATAAATTTTCTATTTCGTAATTCTCATATTGAGTGAAAAAACGTTTTGATAATTTATAAGCTTGAATTTCTCTATCCTTTCTTTCAATATCAACCCCAATTTTTCCTGAGGACCATCCAATTAATAAAGCATCAGAACAGTGACTCATACTGATATTCCCCCATCCTTCCGCCAATAAAGGCGGTTCTCCAGGATCGGCTTTGAGGGGTATATCTAGAGGACCTAATCCTGTAATGTTGGACATGACATGTCTTAGGCAGCCTCTAGAAAAATGATAAATCAAACCTCTGCTTGGTGCTAACTTTTGAACCCATTTTTTTTCTTCGCTGCTTATTGGTAAAAGTTTTGATGGCATCAAAAAAAGCCAAAGACCTAGTACTCTTTTATTGTTTAGTTGAGTTGTTATCATGACTCTCTGTATAGGCGATTCTGCACCAGATTTCACTCTTCCTAATCAAGATGGTGTGAATATCAGTCTCTCATCATTCCAAGGATCGAGAGTAGTAATTTATTTTTATCCAAAGGATGATACTCCTGGATGCACTAAGGAAGCTTGCAGTTTTAGAGATAATTGGGAGCTTTTCAAATCAAACAATATTCAAGTTTTAGGAATTAGTAAGGATGCCTCAAAATCGCATATAAAGTTCATTGATAAACATAAATTACCTTTTACACTTTTAACCGATAGTGACCCATGTCCTGTTGCGGCATCATACGAAAGTTATGGCTTGAAGAAATTTATGGGTAGAGAGTATTATGGAATGATGAGACACACTTTCGTTGTAAACAAAGACGGGAAAATTGAATTAATATACTTAAAAGTAAAATCAGATAATATGGCTAATCAGATTTTAAATGATCTTAAATTGAATTAATTTTTTTGTATACATCAATCATTCCTTCTAGAACTAGATTGGGAGAATGATTGATGTCAATGTTTGTATTTTTGAGTTCATTTAATATGATTGGAGCATCACCTCCGCACATCCATATAGGTAATTTAGTCTCCTCAAAAAGTGTTAAGATTAATCCTATTAGCGCATTCATTGACCCTCTTATCATTGCATTATGAGTCTCATATTGAAATGTTTCAGTTGGGATTTTTTTAACAATGGGAGTTTCTAAATTCATTGCACGGTTTGACATTGAAGATAATTGAAGGCTGAAACCGGAAATTAGTTGGCCCCCAATGAATTCTCCTTTGTTTGATACTTTTGTGACGCTTAATATTGTTCCTGCGTCTATCACAATTAAATCTTGTTCTTTGCTTTTTAAAAATGATTGTTTTTTAAAAGCACTCCATGAAGAAAGAGCTCTGTCAATTCCTAAATTAGTTGGAAGATTGTTTAGGGGAACATTGTCTAAAGTTATTTCTTTTGAAGGGCATAATTTAATATCCTCAGGGATGGGACCAACGGAGGCCCAAGTTAATTGAGAATAATCCTTATCTTTAAATTCGATTGGATTTGGTGAGGTATGAAAATATTTCCAATCTTTTTTAACTTTGTTTGCCCAATGCCATCTTGTATTGCCAATCATTAGGAAATTTTCTTCTGAGTACACGAGTTTATTCCTTGTTATTACGTATTTAAATGGATTCCACATTCTTCACTGAGACCTCCAAATCTCGTTGACCTTCCTTTGGTATTAGTATTTTCTGCTCCGCTTGAATGCCAATCTCCTACAGTGGAATAACCTTGTTCAAATAATGGATGTTGAGGTAATTTATTTTTCTCCATGTAATAGAAAATATCTTTTTTAGACCAGGTTAAAAGTGGTCGGAGCGTTAAACGTTCTCTAATGCAATCGATATTAGACATTGATTGTCTGTTCTGGGTTTGGCCTTTTCTCACGCCACTTGCCCAGCAGAGAACGTTGAGGTCTGAGAAGGCTTTTTCAAGAGGTGCAACTTTCCGAATCTGATGATATTTATCAAGATCTTTTTGTACTCCTGTTTCCCACAGACGACCATTTAAGGCCTCCATTCTCGCTGGAGATACGGGACTTTGGGCAATTACTAAATTTAATTCGAAAAGTGTTGTTAATTTTTCTGCGTAATCATATGTTTCTTTTGGCAAATAGCCAGTATCAACCCAAATAACTTTTGGCTTTTGACTGGATTTCAATTCCTTCGTCATGTGAAGCAAGACAGCGGATTGGATCCCAAAACTTGTGGTAACAACAAAGCTCTCATCAAATTCCTCAAAAGCCCATTGAAGTTGATCCTGAGGGGAGAGTTTCTCTAGATCTTTGCTTGTCTCATTAATTGATTTCATCAGAGCAGGTTGAGGCAATTGAGCGGCGTTTCTCAAATCATTGATGTAATTGTCTTTAGATTCTTTCTTCATGTTTGAGTTTTGAATGCCGAATTAGTCAAAGTTTGTTTAGGGTCTTTGAAATCATCTTAGATCCAGTCCATATGGACTTGAACAATTTGAAATCTGATCCAATTGTTGTTGTTGGTGGTGGCTTCGGAGGACTCTCCACTGTCCAAGCATTATTAGCTCGGTCGAATGGAATACCAATCATTTTGATTGATCAAAGCCCAAGATTTCTTTTTAAGCCATTGCTTTATGAATTATTAAGTGGTGAGCTTCAATTATGGGAGGTTGCACCTAAATATTCTGCTTTAGCTTCAGAATTAGGATTTATTTTTTTAGAAGAGTGTGTTGTTGAAGTTGATGGACTAGAGAGAAAGTTAATTACTTCATCGGGGACTGAAGTTACATACTCTCAACTTGTCATAAGCACTGGAGTAACAACTGATTTTTCTCTTCTCCGAAATTTGAAAGAATATGCGTACGGTTTCTCTAGTTTGAATGATCTCGTAAGAATTCAAGAGTTAATAATCTCAATCAATAATTCTTCTAACCACTCCGATCCTTTGATTATCGCTGGAGCAGGACCAACTGGTGTTGAGCTCGCATGCAAATTATCTGATTTAGTTAATAACAGAGTAGACATATATTTGGTTGATAAAGGAAATAAAATTTTATCTAAATCCAAATCTTTTAATAGGGAAAAAGCAATAGATGCAATAGCTGAGAGAAATATCAAGATTTATTTGGAACATTATATTCAATCAATAAATGAAAATATTATAGAACTTTCTACTGTTGAGACCGAAAGAAATAATTCTCTAAAAATTAATTATTCTGGCTTGTTGTGGACTGCTGGGTTAAGCCCTTGTCGGTTACAATTTATAGATCATCTTTTAGATGAAAATAAGAAGATTAAAGTAAACAAATTTTTGCAAATAAAAGAATATCAGAATATTTTTTTTGTTGGAGATATCGTATTTTGTGAGGACGATCCTTTTCCTTCTTCAGCTCAAGTAGCAATGCAGCAGGGTTTTTTAACAGCTCAAAATATTATTTCTCTAAGAAAAGGCAACAAACTTAAATCATTTCAATTTGAAGATCTTGGAGAAATGTTGAGTCTAGGTATTGGAAATGCATCAATAACGGGTTATGGAGTTACTTTGGCAGGATCTCTTGCTTTCAAAATAAGGCATTTTGCATATTTAATGCGAATGCCAGGTTTTTCTCTATCTTTGAAATCTGCAGGTTCTCGGTTATTAAGTAAAAAATAATTAATCGTTTATTTTCTCAATATCCTCAGTTCCTTTTCACAGTATTCTTAAAATCAATACTTGGACAGAGTCAGTTGAAAAGGTTATTAATTAAATAATATGAATGAGATATTCACTGTCTTAGAGAATCCCAAAGCTGTCATAACTTTGGCAGTGTTAATTATTGCTGTTTTTTTGTTCGTAAGCAGTGCGCTAGCTCCTGAACTGACTGGACTTTTGAGCGTTGCATTATTGATGGCTACAGGAGTTCTTTCCCCTCAAAAAGCATTGGCTGGTTTTGGAAGCCCTGCGTTGATTACATTGATGGGTTTATTTGCTGTTTCTGCGGCACTTTTTAAAAGTGGTGCCCTTGATCGTTTAAGGGAGTTAATTGCTTCTGACAGTATTCGAACTCCGCGCAGATTGATCGCTTTGCTCGGATTAGTTGTTGCTCCTGTCTCAGGTGTCGTTCCCAATACTCCTGTGGTTGCTTCACTTTTACCAGTAATCGAAGCTTGGTGCGTCAAGCGAAAACTATCTCCATCACGTGTATTGTTACCATTATCTTTTGCGACAGTATTAGGTGGGACTTTAACTCTTTTAGGCAGTTCAGTGAATTTGTTGGTCAGCGATATTAGTGATCAACTTGGTTACGGTCCCTTTGATTTATTTACTTTTACAGCAATAGGAGTACCTATATGGTTATTTGGGACAGCATATATGTTGCTGGCTCCACAATCTTTATTGCCAGATAGAGGGAGAATTAGCTCAGAGTACGGAGGAAGTTCGGATCAAACTGGTTATTTTACCGAAGTCACAATTCCTTCTGATTCTGAACTTGTTGGACATTCATTGAGAAATAGCCGCTTACAAAGAAGATTTGATGTTGATGTTCTAGAAATACAGCGAGAGAATGAAATACTTTTACCACCTTTGGCCGATCGGATAATTCAGTCTGGTGATCGGTTGTTGATAAGAATTACGCGCTCTGATCTTTTGCGTTTAAAACAAGAACATACTGTTCAGTTAAATAAAAACTTAAGTATTGAAAAAAAATTTTTTCTGTCCAACATTGATGAAAGCCAACAAACGGTAGAGGTTCTTTTACCAGCTGGTTCAACCTTGGCTGGGGCAAGTTTGCGTGAACTGCGATTTAGACAAAGACACAATGCTACTGTTTTGGCCTTAAGACGAGGTCAGCAAACTGTTCAAGAGAGATTGGGGCAAGCAATTTTGAGAGAAGGAGACGTATTACTCTTACAAGCTCCAAGAGATTCAATTCGTGGATTACAGGATAGTAATGACCTTCTTGTTTTAGATCAATTTGAGAATGATCTACCCACGGTTACAAGAAAACCGATAGCAATTGGCATCGCAATCGCAATGTTGATTATTCCCTCAATTACTGACTTGCCTCTAGTAGCCTCAGTTCTAATGGCAGTGATTGCTATGGTCTGGGGAGGATGTTTAAGACCCGCAGAGGTACAAAGATCAATCCGACTTGACGTCATTCTTTTGCTTGGATCTCTTTCTAGTTTTAGTGTCGCAATGCAGACCACTGGTCTTGCTGATGCTTTTGCCAATATTTTAATTTTAATATTAGAAGACTTATCTACTTATTCAGCCTTACTAGTAATTTTCCTCTCTACTACAATATTTACTCAATTTGTTAGTAATGCTGCTTCAGTGGCTCTTTTGGCGCCAATTGCTGTTCAATTAGCCCCAAGTATGGGGCTACCTCCTTTAGCTTTATTGATAACAGTTCTTTTTGGCGCCAGTCAATCTTTTCTTACTCCTATGGGTTACCAGACAAACCTTATGGTATTTGGCCCTGGGCGTTATCAGTTTTTAGATGTCACCAGATACGGAGCTGGGTTGACCATCTTGATGACGCTTCTTGTCCCTGGGTTGATATTGCTAAAGTATGGTATTTCTTAAATATGTTGGATATGATTATTAACTTAGGAAAAAATTTAAAGCTTCCATTTGATTTTGATTATTTAATCTTTTCAGAATTAGTCTCAATCTATTTTCAAAAAAAGTGAGTATTAGGCAAGAAACTTATAGAAGGCTTACGGTTCCGCAGTTTACGGTGGTAACAGGTTTACTTGTGATTGCTTTTGGAACATTATTATTGGCTACACCTTTTTGTTCTAATGCAAATGTAGGTCTATGGGAGGCATTATTTACGGCAACTTCTGCTGTCACAGTTACGGGGTTATCTATTATTGATATAGGAATAGATTTGACATTTTTTGGACAAGTAATTTTAGCGATTATGTTGTTAACTGGGGGCCTTGGTTTAATGGCTATTACTACATTTTTGCAGGGCTTTATTGTTAGTGGAACAGAATTAAAAACACGTCTTGATAGAGGTAAAACTCTTGATGAATTTGGAGTCGGGGGTGTGGGTACAACGTTTAAAGGTATTGCGATTACAGCATCTATACTTATTTTTCTTGGCTCTATTACTTTATATTTTTTCGGCTTTAAAAATATAACTAGCTCAAGTGAAAGGATTTGGGCATCAATTTTTCATAGTATATCTGCTTATAATAATGCTGGGTTTAGTTTATGGTCAAGCAGTTTACAAGATTATAGAGGTAATTGGGTAGTGAATTTTGTTTTAATTACTTTAATTATATTAGGTGGTTTTGGATGGAGAGTAACTAATGATATTTGGATAAATCGTAGATCTTTAAAATTAAGAAATTTAAGTCTTCATACACGTTTAGTAATTAGATCATCTTTCATATTGATTGCTCTGGGATTCTTCGGATTGATTTTTACTGAATCGTTAGCTAGGGGTAGCTTCTTTTCGTTAATTAATTTCGATGATCGTATTTTAACCGCTTTATTTACTTCTGTTAGTTCACGAACTGCAGGCTTTACGAATTTGCCCATATCAATTGAAAGTGTCTCTGACTCTGGTCTTTTGTTGATAATGTTTCTTATGTTTATTGGGGCAAGTCCAGGTGGCACTGGAGGCGGAATTAAGACGACAACTATTGCTGCATTAATGGCAGCCACAAGAGCAACTCTACGTGGTCAAAATGAAATCATTATTCGGAATCGTCAGATATCTGACAAAGTAATTCTTAAAGCTGTTGGTATAACTGTTGGTTCATTTTTATTTGTGTTGATTATGGCTTTATTATTAAGTTTGAGTAATGGATTCAATAGTGGAGAGAATTTTTCATTTTTAGAAATGCTTTTCACTTGTATTTCTGCTTTTGCAACTGTAGGTTTTGATCTGGGCGTAACCTCTAAGTTAGGACATGTCGGTCAATTAATTCTGATTATTGGAATGTTTGTTGGCAGACTAGGAATCCTTTTATTCTTGAGCGCTGTATGGCAAGCTCTTAATAAAAGTAAGATTCAACATCGCAATCGAATTGGCTATCCGAAGGAGGATCTCTATGTTTAAGGAGGACAAATCATGAGTGATTGGTGGCAATGGTCTCCCATAAAAGCAAATCAGAAACTTGGGTTTGCTGTAGTTGGAATTGGTCGTTTTGGAAGCGCAGTTTGTAGAGAGCTATTGAGAAATGGTGCTGATGTTTTGGCTGTTGATTTCTCAGAGAAGGCAATAGAGGAATTACGTCAACTCGAGCCAACAATTGAAGCGAGGGTGGTTGACTCAACGGATGAAGAGTCTATGAAAGAGGCAGGTGTTCTTGAAATGGGGACTGTAGTAGTAGGCATTAGTGAGCCAATTGAAGCAAGTATTACGACAACTCTTATTGCTAAAGATACGGAGGGGAGTTTAGTTAAACAGGTTATTGCTAGAGCAACAAGTGATCTGCATGAAAAAATGCTCAAAAGGGTTGGTGCTGATCGGGTGGTATTCCCTTCAAGAATGCAAGGAGAAAGATTGGGCCTTGAATTGGTTAGACCGAATTTGATTGAAAGATTAGAACTCGATGATAAAACGGGTATTGATGAGATTAAAGTCCCTGAGGTATTTGTAGGACGTTCTTTACGAGATTTAAATCTTAGAAAAAATTATTTTGTTAATGTCTTAGCCGCTGGCCCTGCTCAACTATTAACTGTTAATCCTCCGGCGAAATATATTTTGGAAAAAGATCATGTCCTTGTAGTCATGGGTTCAATGGAAGATCTTCAAAAGCTGCCTCAAACTTAATCTATGCGTGTATTGGGTTTGATGAGTGGTACGAGTGCGGATGGAATAGATGCAGTTTTAGTTGATTTTACAGGTGATCCTTCAAGGCCAAAATGGCAAATTTTAAACACATTTTCTTATGAATATCCTTCATCAATTAGAGAAAAAATAATACAAGTAGGTCAAGGATTAAAAATTAGTAGCAAAGATTGGCTCGAGTTGGCTGAGGAAATTACTGAACTAAATGCTTTTGCTGCTCGTACTTGTGACCCTGATTCAACCGCAGAGGTTGTTGGATGTCATGGGCAAACTTTATTTCATAGAAGTGTAAAAAAATCTAAAAGAGGAGGAAGTCTTCAAATTCTTTTAGGACCTTTACTCGCAAATCTTTTAGATCAAATTGTTATTTATGATTTTAGATCTAAGGATATTGCTTCAGGTGGTCATGGTGCCCCTTTAGTAGCATTAGTCGATGAAGCTTTAGTTGGAAGGTTATATGGATGGAGAGGAGTCCTCAACCTTGGTGGAATTGCTAATCTTACAATTATTCCACCTAAAACTGGAATTGATAAAACTTCTCAATGCTTAGGCTGGGATTGCGGACCGGCTAATTCTTTAGTTGATTTAGCTGTTAAAGAAAGTACAAATTCATCTTTAACTTTTGATGAAAATGGATCATTAGCATCGCTTGGGATTCCTAAATTAGAAATCATCGATAAGTGGTTGAGGGATCCTTTTTTTTATCTAGAGCCTCCACGATCTACAGGTAGAGAACAATTCGGTTTTCAATACTTACAGAAAAGAAAAAAGGAATTGGGTGATATTTCCAAAGAAGATTTAATATCTACATTAACTACATTTACCGCGTCAATTATCTCTCAAGATTTAGATAATCTTTTTAAGCTTAAACAGATACGTTTAATTGAGCTTTTGGTTGCTGGAGGTGGAAGTAAAAATCTATTTTTAATGAGGCAACTACAGAAACAATGTTGTGGTGTTCATGTTCGTCCAATACATGAAATTGGTGTTCCATCGCAATATAGAGAAGCCCTCGTTTTTGCAACTTTATCTTGGTGGAACTTTTTAGGAAAAAAAGTTCACCCGAAGTACATCACAGGAGCAAATAAACCTATTTTATATGGAGTACGTGTTGATCCTTAAGTTAACTAATTTAATAATTAATCTCTTTTGAATTTTAATCTTTTCGGAATACCTTTTAATCTTTGTGTTTTTTGTTTTTCTAATGCGTTTATAAAATTTTGTGTTTTCATTTCTTTTGTTTCTAATTCTTTAGATGCTGAACTTTCTTTTAATTCGTGATACTTGACTCCTTCTTGAATTAAAACTTTGGCCATATTACTCACAGTTCTAGATTCTCTTTCGGCTAATTCTGACAGTCTTTCACATAAATCTTCTGGCAGAACAACTTGTATGCGGGGCGATTTTTGCTTCCCGTTAGATGAGTTTTGACGAGTAGCCATGCGTACAAAGAACTACCAAGTACTAATTAGTGTACACTTGTATGCAAGGGTAGTATCCTTGTGTATGATACTTACTAATCTGGCCAGTTTTGCCTTATCAACCTTTACTTAAAACTTTTTATTTTTAAAGGAGTATTACATGTCTAAGCCATCTCTTCCACAAGCATCTAAAGCTTTTTCTGCAAATGTTGTTGCCGATAAAGGAAATGTAAAACGACAAAGAAGGAAGAGTCGTAGTAATGGTAAAAATGGAGATGTTCTAATTTCCGCTGTTGTCAGTTCTTACCTATTGACTCATTTACACCATGTTTTACAAAGAGCGGAATATGGGGCTAGCAAAGAAGGAAGATCTTCTCAAGCTGCAAACTTTGCTCAACTCCGTAAAGTCCTTTGCATGGATGCTAGAAGTATGAAAGACGCGTCTGCTTTAGGTTTAAAGGAAAGTGATTTAGATACA from the Prochlorococcus marinus str. NATL2A genome contains:
- a CDS encoding NAD(P)/FAD-dependent oxidoreductase, with product MDLNNLKSDPIVVVGGGFGGLSTVQALLARSNGIPIILIDQSPRFLFKPLLYELLSGELQLWEVAPKYSALASELGFIFLEECVVEVDGLERKLITSSGTEVTYSQLVISTGVTTDFSLLRNLKEYAYGFSSLNDLVRIQELIISINNSSNHSDPLIIAGAGPTGVELACKLSDLVNNRVDIYLVDKGNKILSKSKSFNREKAIDAIAERNIKIYLEHYIQSINENIIELSTVETERNNSLKINYSGLLWTAGLSPCRLQFIDHLLDENKKIKVNKFLQIKEYQNIFFVGDIVFCEDDPFPSSAQVAMQQGFLTAQNIISLRKGNKLKSFQFEDLGEMLSLGIGNASITGYGVTLAGSLAFKIRHFAYLMRMPGFSLSLKSAGSRLLSKK
- a CDS encoding SLC13 family permease, coding for MNEIFTVLENPKAVITLAVLIIAVFLFVSSALAPELTGLLSVALLMATGVLSPQKALAGFGSPALITLMGLFAVSAALFKSGALDRLRELIASDSIRTPRRLIALLGLVVAPVSGVVPNTPVVASLLPVIEAWCVKRKLSPSRVLLPLSFATVLGGTLTLLGSSVNLLVSDISDQLGYGPFDLFTFTAIGVPIWLFGTAYMLLAPQSLLPDRGRISSEYGGSSDQTGYFTEVTIPSDSELVGHSLRNSRLQRRFDVDVLEIQRENEILLPPLADRIIQSGDRLLIRITRSDLLRLKQEHTVQLNKNLSIEKKFFLSNIDESQQTVEVLLPAGSTLAGASLRELRFRQRHNATVLALRRGQQTVQERLGQAILREGDVLLLQAPRDSIRGLQDSNDLLVLDQFENDLPTVTRKPIAIGIAIAMLIIPSITDLPLVASVLMAVIAMVWGGCLRPAEVQRSIRLDVILLLGSLSSFSVAMQTTGLADAFANILILILEDLSTYSALLVIFLSTTIFTQFVSNAASVALLAPIAVQLAPSMGLPPLALLITVLFGASQSFLTPMGYQTNLMVFGPGRYQFLDVTRYGAGLTILMTLLVPGLILLKYGIS
- a CDS encoding TrkH family potassium uptake protein, yielding MSIRQETYRRLTVPQFTVVTGLLVIAFGTLLLATPFCSNANVGLWEALFTATSAVTVTGLSIIDIGIDLTFFGQVILAIMLLTGGLGLMAITTFLQGFIVSGTELKTRLDRGKTLDEFGVGGVGTTFKGIAITASILIFLGSITLYFFGFKNITSSSERIWASIFHSISAYNNAGFSLWSSSLQDYRGNWVVNFVLITLIILGGFGWRVTNDIWINRRSLKLRNLSLHTRLVIRSSFILIALGFFGLIFTESLARGSFFSLINFDDRILTALFTSVSSRTAGFTNLPISIESVSDSGLLLIMFLMFIGASPGGTGGGIKTTTIAALMAATRATLRGQNEIIIRNRQISDKVILKAVGITVGSFLFVLIMALLLSLSNGFNSGENFSFLEMLFTCISAFATVGFDLGVTSKLGHVGQLILIIGMFVGRLGILLFLSAVWQALNKSKIQHRNRIGYPKEDLYV
- a CDS encoding potassium channel family protein produces the protein MSDWWQWSPIKANQKLGFAVVGIGRFGSAVCRELLRNGADVLAVDFSEKAIEELRQLEPTIEARVVDSTDEESMKEAGVLEMGTVVVGISEPIEASITTTLIAKDTEGSLVKQVIARATSDLHEKMLKRVGADRVVFPSRMQGERLGLELVRPNLIERLELDDKTGIDEIKVPEVFVGRSLRDLNLRKNYFVNVLAAGPAQLLTVNPPAKYILEKDHVLVVMGSMEDLQKLPQT
- a CDS encoding anhydro-N-acetylmuramic acid kinase; amino-acid sequence: MRVLGLMSGTSADGIDAVLVDFTGDPSRPKWQILNTFSYEYPSSIREKIIQVGQGLKISSKDWLELAEEITELNAFAARTCDPDSTAEVVGCHGQTLFHRSVKKSKRGGSLQILLGPLLANLLDQIVIYDFRSKDIASGGHGAPLVALVDEALVGRLYGWRGVLNLGGIANLTIIPPKTGIDKTSQCLGWDCGPANSLVDLAVKESTNSSLTFDENGSLASLGIPKLEIIDKWLRDPFFYLEPPRSTGREQFGFQYLQKRKKELGDISKEDLISTLTTFTASIISQDLDNLFKLKQIRLIELLVAGGGSKNLFLMRQLQKQCCGVHVRPIHEIGVPSQYREALVFATLSWWNFLGKKVHPKYITGANKPILYGVRVDP
- a CDS encoding ribbon-helix-helix domain-containing protein — encoded protein: MATRQNSSNGKQKSPRIQVVLPEDLCERLSELAERESRTVSNMAKVLIQEGVKYHELKESSASKELETKEMKTQNFINALEKQKTQRLKGIPKRLKFKRD